A part of Drosophila ananassae strain 14024-0371.13 chromosome 2R, ASM1763931v2, whole genome shotgun sequence genomic DNA contains:
- the LOC6493393 gene encoding uncharacterized protein LOC6493393, with amino-acid sequence TLPFQQGYHVFCLLLATASLASCRSVVRRDVSHLPLEYLPPVVLPPVPSRDYLPPVEQQAATLNHVLQPPRDYLPPKLNNEYLPPVAAEELVEEATTEAEAVEETTTLEPTTEAVVIATTEPEPESETEIVTEQPEEVKSLELVEEEVPQKEEEVESAILLDDGYHYRTPAEVPNLLPVKEYLPPLDNNAVVEEVPNHEEDSSALLEDGYHYRSVKRLRF; translated from the coding sequence ACACTCCCTTTTCAGCAAGGATACCACGTATTTTGTCTCCTCCTGGCCACTGCCAGTCTGGCCAGCTGCCGCTCGGTGGTGCGACGCGATGTCAGCCACCTGCCCCTGGAGTACCTGCCGCCTGTGGTGCTGCCACCTGTGCCCAGTCGCGACTATCTGCCACCTGTGGAGCAGCAGGCCGCCACCTTGAACCACGTCCTGCAGCCGCCCCGCGACTATCTGCCCCCCAAGCTGAACAATGAATATCTGCCACCTGTGGCTGCCGAGGAGCTGGTGGAGGAGGCCACCACTGAAGCCGAAGCCGTCGAGGAAACCACTACTCTGGAGCCCACCACCGAGGCGGTTGTCATTGCCACCACTGAACCAGAGCCGGAATCGGAGACGGAGATCGTGACTGAGCAGCCAGAGGAAGTGAAGAGCCTGGAGTTGGTGGAGGAAGAGGTGCCccagaaggaggaggaggtcgaGTCCGCCATTCTCCTGGACGATGGCTATCACTACCGTACTCCGGCTGAGGTGCCCAATCTGCTGCCCGTAAAGGAGTACCTGCCGCCCCTGGACAACAACGCTGTGGTGGAGGAGGTTCCCAACCATGAGGAGGACTCTTCCGCCCTGCTGGAGGATGGCTACCACTATCGCTCCGTGAAGCGACTCCGTTTCTAG
- the LOC6506551 gene encoding uncharacterized protein LOC6506551 — MKIFSLGGVLTLSAVASALAAPQLETRFRRDVSELVDATAPEYLPPSVTEAALLSAADPEAPAVEEGSGTVLGDEGYEYQTVRRLKLRHRNRRDVSHLQPARQYLPPGKAYLPPTQAPVDAPAPAPADDTEEVVSAAEPKVNREYLPPTEAAPLAEETTEAAAPEEEPQADVRVVDVPTVSGQLLQDGYHYQQPAEQPAELREAAREYLPPVVGEEVIVEGPAGGESAVLTNDGYQYRAVRRYRF; from the exons ATG AAAATCTTCTCGCTTGGTGGTGTCCTTACCCTCTCCGCCGTGGCCAGCGCCTTGGCTGCTCCTCAACTGGAAACCCGTTTCCGCCGCGATGTCTCCGAACTGGTAGATGCCACTGCTCCGGAATACCTTCCCCCTTCGGTCACCGAGGCTGCTCTGCTAAGTGCCGCCGATCCCGAGGCTCCGGCCGTTGAGGAGGGATCCGGAACTGTCCTGGGCGATGAGGGCTACGAGTACCAAACTGTGCGTCGCCTCAAGCTGCGCCACCGCAACCGTCGGGATGTGTCCCACCTGCAGCCCGCTCGGCAGTACCTGCCCCCCGGCAAGGCTTACTTACCACCCACCCAGGCCCCAGTTGACGCCCCAGCTCCAGCCCCAGCCGACGATACCGAGGAGGTAGTGTCCGCCGCAGAGCCGAAGGTGAACCGGGAATATCTGCCACCCACTGAAGCCGCCCCCCTAGCGGAGGAGACTACCGAGGCGGCCGCCCCCGAGGAAGAGCCCCAGGCCGATGTCCGTGTGGTGGATGTGCCCACCGTCTCCGGTCAGCTGCTCCAGGACGGCTACCACTACCAGCAGCCGGCCGAGCAGCCAGCTGAACTCCGTGAGGCTGCCAGGGAGTACCTGCCCCCCGTGGTCGGAGAGGAAGTCATCGTGGAGGGACCCGCCGGAGGGGAGAGCGCCGTTCTGACCAACGACGGCTACCAGTACCGTGCTGTCAGGCGTTAcagattttaa
- the LOC6493392 gene encoding multiple inositol polyphosphate phosphatase 1, with translation MRFLFLLLLPLVALAQDDDYCFSQDTSRPQTRQFSSKTAYQIVKGSDIERQYLVPNCEPKKMWIFHRHGTRLPKKSMINKASRLAELRDLIVKNYKVLKTKPDKDPLCQTDLIALQMWKWNSSITGDMEEYLTAQGYDDLRGTAKLYQRYYPNVLPKEYNDTYYQFRHTDTQRTTESFKAFAEGLFGTVNSAHPVDIPKQDLLLRPYDYCQSYKDLNYKGEGSEFEKYHQSTVWKNNLVDISTRLGFQYTLEEEDIKLMYDICRYEQAWQVDRNSVWCGAFLPEQVTVFEYAEDLKYYYGSGYGFEEIERLNCRLVQDLLTHLSNPVSPHVVAHFGHSTGLLTLITALGIKKDGVKLRADNYLDLASRRWKSSLIDPFASNFVAVKYDCPQELDREKVVFFLNQDAVQLDWCNVGLCKWSDVLAKYKTISDADCGEYFCRSGATSSLASGVSMLATSLVALLVYLMH, from the exons ATGCGTTTCTtgttcctgctcctgctgcccTTAGTGGCCCTAGCCCAGGACGATGACTACTGCTTCAGCCAGGACACGTCGCGGCCCCAAACCCGTCAGTTCTCCTCGAAGACCGCCTACCAGATTGTCAAAGGCAGCGACATCGAACGCCAGTATCTGGTGCCCAACTGTGAGCCCAAGAAGATGTGGATCTTCCACAGACACGGCACCCGACTGCCCAAGAAGAGCATGATCAACAAGGCATCCAGATTAGCCGAG CTTCGCGATCTTATCGTAAAGAACTACAAAGTTTTAAAGACCAAGCCGGATAAGGACCCCTTGTGCCAAACGGATCTGATTGCTCTTcagatgtggaagtggaataGCAGCATCACGGGCGACATGGAGGAGTACCTGACCGCCCAGGGATACGACGATCTGCGGGGAACAGCCAAACTGTATCAGCGCTATTATCCCAATGTGCTTCCCAAGGAATATAATGACACCTATTACCAG TTCCGGCATACGGACACCCAGCGCACTACTGAGAGTTTCAAGGCCTTTGCCGAAGGACTCTTTGGAACAGTGAACTCTGCCCATCCCGTCGACATTCCCAAACAGGATCTGCTTCTACGTCCCTACGATTACTGCCAGTCCTACAAGGATCTTAACTACAAGGGCGAGGGTTCGGAGTTCGAAAAGTATCACCAGTCCACCGTGTGGAAAAACAATCTTGTGGACATCTCCACGCGACTGGG TTTCCAGTACAcactggaggaggaggatatCAAGCTGATGTACGATATTTGTCGTTACGAGCAGGCATGGCAGGTGGACCGGAACAGTGTGTGGTGCGGAGCATTCCTGCCGGAGCAGGTGACCGTCTTCGAGTACGCAGAGGACCTCAAGTATTACTATGGATCCGGCTATGGATTCGAGGAGATCGAGCGTTTAAACTGCCGCTTGGTACAGGACCTACTTACCCACCTGAGCAACCCGGTGTCGCCCCATGTGGTCGCCCATTTCGGCCACTCCACGGGCCTTCTCACCCTCATCACGGCTCTGGGCATTAAGAAGGACGGCGTCAAGCTGCGGGCGGACAACTACCTGGACCTGGCCAGCCGCCGCTGGAAGAGCAGTCTGATCGATCCTTTCGCCAGTAACTTTGTGGCCGTAAAGTACGATTGTCCGCAGGAGCTTGACCGCGAGAAGGTCGTCTTCTTCCTCAACCAGGACGCCGTCCAGCTAGACTGGTGCAATGTGGGCCTGTGCAAGTGGTCGGATGTCCTGGCCAAGTACAAGACCATCTCGGATGCGGACTGTGGGGAATATTTCTGCCGGAGTGGCGCCACTTCGTCCCTGGCATCCGGAGTTTCCATGCTGGCCACTTCGCTGGTCGCTCTGCTGGTCTACTTAATGCACTAA
- the LOC6506552 gene encoding cytochrome b-c1 complex subunit 10 — protein MSIKDKCKSFLCQHKPTAAQKTAAIAFMPSAGFFGLAALLAVVYYTDWKTIAGWIPLYNTKFPKPEDPKKAKKK, from the exons atgaGTATCAAAGATAAGTGCAAGTCTTTCCTCTGCCAACATAAGCCCACGGCGGCTCAAAAGACAGCCGCTATTGCCTT TATGCCCTCGGCTGGCTTCTTTGGactggctgctctgttggctGTGGTTTATTATACGGACTGGAAAACAATTGCCGGATGGATACCGCTTTACAATACAAAATTCCCAAAACCCGAGGACCCCAAGAAGGccaaaaagaaatag